From Candidatus Sericytochromatia bacterium, a single genomic window includes:
- a CDS encoding pyruvate, water dikinase regulatory protein, with amino-acid sequence MYNTAITADTPLSVYTLSDASGQTAENVTKACVAQFAGLPVRIVRLPRAVNVQQVENMVALAAAQGPALFAYTMVQDGVREAFLAAAGRHGIPTVDLLGHLIEQLSAVLGAAPNRQAGALHTKDEEYFRRMDAIDFAIKYDDGKSPQGLRQAELVILGVSRTSKTPTCMYLAQNQGIKAANVPLVPGADPPKEIFELPPGRIVGLTVKPEMLTEIRGSRLVTLGLPPESAYADKQKITDELGFADQLFRRLRCPVVDVTFKAIEETASEILELLQRKELF; translated from the coding sequence GTGTACAACACGGCCATCACGGCAGACACGCCCCTGAGCGTGTACACGCTGTCGGATGCCAGCGGGCAGACGGCGGAGAACGTCACCAAGGCGTGTGTGGCACAGTTCGCGGGGCTGCCCGTGCGGATCGTGCGGCTGCCTCGCGCGGTCAACGTGCAGCAGGTGGAGAATATGGTCGCGCTGGCGGCCGCTCAGGGGCCGGCCCTATTCGCCTACACGATGGTGCAGGATGGCGTGCGGGAGGCTTTTCTGGCCGCGGCAGGGCGCCACGGCATTCCCACGGTGGATCTGCTGGGGCATCTGATCGAACAGCTCTCCGCGGTGCTGGGCGCCGCGCCGAACCGCCAAGCGGGGGCCTTGCACACCAAGGACGAAGAGTATTTCCGACGCATGGACGCGATCGACTTCGCGATCAAGTACGACGACGGCAAAAGTCCGCAGGGGCTTCGCCAGGCGGAACTGGTCATCTTGGGCGTGTCTCGCACCTCCAAGACACCGACGTGCATGTACCTGGCGCAGAATCAGGGCATCAAGGCAGCCAACGTGCCCTTGGTGCCGGGGGCCGATCCGCCCAAAGAAATTTTCGAATTGCCGCCTGGACGCATCGTGGGGCTGACCGTAAAACCGGAGATGCTGACGGAAATTCGCGGCAGCCGCCTGGTGACCTTGGGCCTGCCGCCCGAGAGCGCCTATGCCGACAAGCAGAAAATCACCGACGAACTGGGCTTTGCAGACCAGCTGTTCCGGCGCCTGCGCTGTCCGGTCGTCGACGTGACCTTCAAGGCCATCGAAGAAACGGCCTCCGAAATCCTCGAATTGTTGCAGCGAAAG